In one window of Rathayibacter caricis DSM 15933 DNA:
- a CDS encoding D-alanine--D-alanine ligase family protein has product MTSFRTSGDSLDIVVVSGGISHERDVSLRSGRRVADRLAALGHRVTTREPDADLLPFLADARPDLVWPAVHGASGEDGALLGLLEAAGLPYVGSDADAARLAWFKPTAKTLVARAGILTPRSLTLPRDTFRELGAAAILAQLRSHLSGDLVVKPAQGGSAQGVSIVDADGDLARAMVSAYTYGDVVLIEERVHGTEVAVGVLDLGDGPVALPVIEIEPIGGVYTFDARYTAGETRFYVPARVAPEALAEVSAAAVAVHRLLGLRDLSRIDFVIHADGRPWFFDANVIPGLTETSLVPQAIEASGRYLGDVYSTLAHCAVLGHTARI; this is encoded by the coding sequence ATGACCAGTTTCCGCACGTCCGGCGACTCCCTGGACATCGTCGTCGTGAGCGGCGGTATCAGCCATGAGCGGGACGTGTCCCTCCGGTCAGGGCGTCGTGTCGCCGACCGACTCGCCGCGCTCGGGCACCGCGTGACCACTCGCGAACCGGATGCGGATCTGCTTCCGTTCCTGGCCGATGCTCGCCCGGACCTCGTCTGGCCTGCGGTCCACGGAGCCAGCGGAGAAGACGGAGCGCTGCTGGGGTTGCTCGAGGCCGCCGGTCTGCCCTACGTGGGATCCGACGCCGACGCCGCGCGGCTCGCCTGGTTCAAGCCGACCGCGAAGACCCTGGTAGCGCGCGCAGGCATCCTCACACCGCGCTCCCTCACCCTCCCCCGCGACACTTTCCGCGAGCTCGGCGCCGCAGCCATCCTCGCGCAGTTGCGATCTCATCTGTCCGGCGATCTGGTGGTCAAGCCGGCTCAAGGCGGCTCGGCTCAGGGGGTCAGCATCGTCGACGCCGACGGAGATCTCGCGCGAGCCATGGTCAGCGCCTACACCTACGGTGACGTCGTCCTGATCGAGGAGCGCGTCCATGGGACGGAAGTGGCGGTCGGTGTCCTCGACCTCGGAGACGGCCCGGTCGCTCTTCCCGTGATCGAGATCGAGCCGATCGGAGGCGTGTACACGTTCGACGCGCGCTACACGGCTGGGGAGACCCGCTTCTACGTTCCTGCGCGCGTCGCTCCGGAGGCACTCGCCGAAGTCTCCGCCGCGGCCGTCGCTGTTCACCGGCTCCTCGGACTCCGGGATCTCTCCCGGATCGACTTCGTCATCCACGCCGATGGTCGTCCCTGGTTCTTCGATGCGAATGTCATCCCCGGCCTGACCGAGACGTCCCTGGTCCCCCAGGCCATCGAGGCCTCCGGCCGTTATCTCGGCGACGTCTATTCGACTCTGGCGCACTGCGCGGTACTCGGACATACCGCGCGCATCTGA
- the trxA gene encoding thioredoxin, with protein MSTAKSVTDASFQSDVLDSEKTVLVDFWAEWCGPCRMVSPILDQISAEHGDKIEIVKLNVDENPQTAAKYQITSIPAMKVYQKGEVVKTVIGAKPKPALEADLAAFL; from the coding sequence ATGTCCACCGCGAAGAGCGTCACCGACGCCTCGTTCCAGTCCGACGTCCTCGACTCCGAGAAGACCGTCCTCGTCGACTTCTGGGCCGAGTGGTGCGGCCCGTGCCGCATGGTCTCGCCGATCCTCGACCAGATCTCGGCCGAGCACGGCGACAAGATCGAGATCGTCAAGCTGAACGTCGACGAGAACCCGCAGACCGCCGCGAAGTACCAGATCACCTCGATCCCCGCGATGAAGGTCTACCAGAAGGGCGAGGTCGTCAAGACCGTCATCGGCGCCAAGCCGAAGCCGGCCCTGGAGGCCGACCTGGCCGCATTCCTCTGA
- a CDS encoding PLP-dependent aminotransferase family protein, whose amino-acid sequence MNRGTNLDPWYDSYAERTAGLAASEVRALFAVASRPEVVSLAGGMPFVSALPQDLVTGAIDSVMREQGPVALQYGSGQGVPVLREQILEVMALEGISASADDVVVTTGSQHALELVSKIFLDPGDVVLSEGPSYVTAMVIFRSYQADIEHVAMDEHGLIPESLREHIARVRGQGRTIKFLYTIPTFHNPAGVTLSWERRVEILEICKSEGILVLEDNPYGLLYFEDVPPKAMRSLEEDGVIYLGTFSKTLAPGFRVGWALAPHAIREKLILANEAAVLSPSSFSQLVISKYLATADWNAQIDTFRGVYRARKEAMLRGLETHLPSLTWTNPNGGFYVWLTLPDELDSKAMLPRAVKELVAYTPGTAFFGNGDGRQNIRLSFCYPTPERIGDGIRRLATVINGELDLLSTFADTKPIRTSADEQTVVSLPPTVS is encoded by the coding sequence ATCAACCGCGGCACCAACCTCGACCCCTGGTACGACTCCTATGCGGAGCGGACGGCCGGTCTGGCCGCCAGCGAGGTCCGAGCCCTGTTCGCGGTCGCCTCGCGCCCCGAAGTCGTCTCGCTCGCGGGAGGCATGCCGTTCGTGTCCGCCCTGCCGCAGGATCTCGTCACGGGAGCGATCGACTCGGTGATGCGCGAGCAGGGTCCGGTCGCGCTGCAATACGGCTCGGGACAGGGTGTTCCCGTCCTGCGCGAGCAGATCCTCGAGGTGATGGCTCTCGAAGGCATCTCGGCCAGCGCTGACGACGTGGTCGTCACCACGGGCTCTCAGCACGCCCTGGAGCTCGTCTCGAAGATCTTCCTCGACCCGGGGGACGTCGTCCTCTCCGAGGGGCCCAGCTACGTCACCGCGATGGTCATCTTCCGCTCGTACCAGGCCGACATCGAGCACGTCGCCATGGACGAGCACGGCCTGATCCCGGAGTCCCTCCGCGAGCACATCGCTCGGGTCCGGGGGCAGGGGAGGACCATCAAGTTCCTCTACACCATCCCGACCTTCCACAACCCCGCCGGCGTCACGCTGAGCTGGGAGCGACGAGTCGAGATCCTCGAGATCTGCAAGAGCGAGGGGATCCTCGTGCTCGAGGACAACCCGTACGGACTCCTCTACTTCGAGGACGTCCCGCCGAAGGCGATGCGGTCTCTCGAGGAGGACGGTGTCATCTACCTCGGCACCTTCTCGAAGACCCTCGCTCCCGGCTTCCGTGTCGGCTGGGCGCTGGCGCCGCACGCCATCCGCGAGAAGCTCATCCTCGCCAACGAGGCCGCGGTGCTCAGCCCGTCCTCCTTCAGTCAGCTGGTCATCTCGAAGTACCTCGCCACCGCGGACTGGAATGCGCAGATCGACACCTTCCGCGGTGTCTACCGCGCGCGCAAGGAGGCGATGCTGCGCGGGCTCGAGACTCATCTGCCCTCGCTCACCTGGACGAACCCCAACGGAGGCTTCTATGTCTGGCTCACACTGCCGGACGAGCTCGACTCCAAGGCGATGCTCCCCCGGGCCGTGAAGGAACTGGTGGCCTACACCCCCGGGACCGCCTTCTTCGGAAACGGCGACGGCCGACAGAACATCCGTCTCTCCTTCTGCTATCCGACTCCCGAGCGGATCGGTGACGGGATCCGGCGGCTCGCCACGGTCATCAACGGCGAGCTCGATCTCCTGTCGACTTTCGCCGACACCAAGCCGATCCGCACTTCCGCGGACGAGCAGACGGTCGTCAGCCTGCCCCCGACGGTCTCCTGA
- the trxB gene encoding thioredoxin-disulfide reductase: MRDIVIIGSGPAGWTAAIYAARADLKPIVVASSVEIGGDLMNTTEVENFPGFPNGVLGPELMASMQAQAERFGATTYYDDVTSLDLEGETKTVHLGSGESIEAKTVVVATGSAYRKLGLHDEERLSGHGVSWCATCDGFFFKGKTIAVVGGGDSAMEEATFLTKFAEKVYVIHRKDTLRASKVMQKRAHDNEKIEFVWNSEVVGIRGENHVTGVKLRDTVDGTESALDIDGLFIAIGNDPRTHVVHGKLDLTTDGTISVVGRSSQTSVPGVFAAGDVIDPTYRQAVTAAASGTVAALDAEHYLAALADGTAHTEGAPQVAASVEAELITR; encoded by the coding sequence GTGCGCGACATCGTCATCATCGGATCCGGCCCCGCCGGCTGGACTGCCGCCATCTACGCGGCCCGCGCCGACCTGAAGCCGATCGTGGTCGCCTCCTCGGTCGAGATCGGCGGCGACCTGATGAACACCACCGAGGTCGAGAACTTCCCGGGCTTCCCGAACGGTGTCCTCGGGCCCGAGCTCATGGCCTCCATGCAGGCCCAGGCCGAGCGCTTCGGAGCGACGACCTACTACGACGACGTCACCTCCCTCGACCTCGAGGGCGAGACCAAGACCGTCCACCTCGGATCGGGCGAGAGCATCGAGGCGAAGACCGTCGTCGTGGCGACGGGCTCGGCCTACCGCAAGCTCGGCCTGCACGACGAGGAGCGCCTGTCGGGACACGGTGTCTCGTGGTGCGCGACCTGCGACGGCTTCTTCTTCAAGGGCAAGACGATCGCCGTCGTCGGCGGCGGGGACTCCGCGATGGAGGAGGCCACCTTCCTCACCAAGTTCGCCGAGAAGGTCTACGTCATCCACCGCAAGGACACGCTCCGCGCCTCGAAGGTCATGCAGAAGCGTGCGCACGACAACGAGAAGATCGAGTTCGTGTGGAACTCCGAAGTCGTCGGCATCCGCGGTGAGAACCACGTCACCGGAGTGAAGCTGCGCGACACGGTCGACGGCACCGAGAGCGCCCTCGATATCGACGGTCTCTTCATCGCGATCGGCAACGACCCGCGGACGCACGTCGTCCACGGCAAGCTCGACCTGACGACCGACGGCACCATCTCGGTGGTCGGCCGCTCCTCCCAGACCTCCGTTCCCGGCGTCTTCGCCGCGGGCGACGTGATCGACCCGACCTACCGTCAGGCCGTCACCGCCGCCGCATCCGGAACGGTCGCAGCCCTCGACGCGGAGCACTACCTCGCTGCGCTCGCCGATGGCACCGCCCACACCGAGGGGGCACCCCAGGTGGCCGCCTCGGTCGAGGCTGAACTCATCACCCGCTGA